The following are from one region of the Salvelinus fontinalis isolate EN_2023a chromosome 5, ASM2944872v1, whole genome shotgun sequence genome:
- the LOC129855610 gene encoding acidic leucine-rich nuclear phosphoprotein 32 family member B-like isoform X1 has protein sequence MGKKSDLRDFERGMIVGARRAGSSISQTAALLGFSRTTVSVVYREWRDKQKTSSQRQSSGRKQLVDKRGRRRLERIVQTNRRATIRQITAQYNSGVQNSISERTTRRSLSRMGYCSKRRANEEWKNIACVDTVRELVLDNSRSNEGKIKGLTEEFVNLEFLSLINVGLISVSNLPKLEKLKKLELSDNRISGGLDVLAEKLPNLTHLNLSGNKLKDISTLEPLKKLDSLKSLDLFNCEVTNLNDYRESVFKLLPQLTYLDGYDAEDREATDSDGEVDDDDDEGEDEDVEEEDFDEEEDDYEEEGVVVGEDDEISGVKEEEDLGIDGEVDEDEIKAVKGEKRMQEPDKDDYEEKPTAYQVTNPFPLHPDTHPAYATSLSQL, from the exons ATGGGCAAAAAGAGTGACTTAagggactttgagcgtggtatgattgtGGGTGCCAGACGCGCCGGATCCAGTATATCACAAACGGCCGCACTcttgggcttttcacgcacgaccGTGTCTGTGGTTTACAGAGAATGgcgcgacaaacaaaaaacatcgaGTCAGCGACAGTCCAGTGGGCGTAAACAGCTCGTTGAtaagagaggtcgaaggagattGGAAAGAATCGTGCAaactaacaggcgggccacaattAGACAAATAacagcgcagtacaacagtggtgtgcagaacagtatctcggaacgcacaactcgtcgatccttgtcacggatgggctattgcagcaaaCGCCGGGCAAACGAAGAGTGGAAAAACATCGCTTGTGTAGATACG GTACGAGAACTTGTCCTGGACAACAGCCGATCAAATGAAGGGAAAATCAAAGGCCTCACAGAAGAATTTGTCAATCTGGAATTCCTCAGTTTGATAAACGTTGGCCTAATCTCAGTCTCCAACCTTCCCAAACTTGAGAAACTCAAAAAG TTGGAACTCAGTGACAACAGAATCTCTGGTGGCCTTGACGTGCTAGCAGAGAAACTCCCCAACCTCACACATCTAAATCTAAGCGGGAACAAACTGAAAGACATCAGCACGTTGGAACCTTTG AAAAAGCTGGACAGCCTGAAGTCTCTGGACCTGTTCAACTGTGAGGTGACCAACCTGAACGACTACAGGGAGAGTGTGTTCAAGCTGCTCCCTCAGCTTACCTACCTGGACGGGTACGACGCGGAGGACCGGGAGGCGACCGACTCGGACGGAGAGGTGGACGATGACGACGATGAGG GAGAGGATGAGGACGTAGAGGAGGAAGACTTTGACGAGGAGGAGGATGACTatgaagaggagggagtagtagtaGGAGAGGATGATGAGATCAGCGGAGTTAAGGAG GAGGAAGATCTCGGCATTGATGGTGAAGTTGACGAAGATG AAATCAAGGCTGtcaaaggagagaagagaatgcAAGAGCCTGACAAGGATGATTATGAGGAAAAACCGACAGCCTATCAAGTTACCAACCCCTTCCCTCTCCACCCTGACACCCACCCTGCCTACGCCACGTCCCTCTCCCAGCTTTGA
- the LOC129855610 gene encoding acidic leucine-rich nuclear phosphoprotein 32 family member B-like isoform X2, producing the protein MGKKSDLRDFERGMIVGARRAGSSISQTAALLGFSRTTVSVVYREWRDKQKTSSQRQSSGRKQLVDKRGRRRLERIVQTNRRATIRQITAQYNSGVQNSISERTTRRSLSRMGYCSKRRANEEWKNIACVDTVRELVLDNSRSNEGKIKGLTEEFVNLEFLSLINVGLISVSNLPKLEKLKKLELSDNRISGGLDVLAEKLPNLTHLNLSGNKLKDISTLEPLKKLDSLKSLDLFNCEVTNLNDYRESVFKLLPQLTYLDGYDAEDREATDSDGEVDDDDDEGEDEDVEEEDFDEEEDDYEEEGVVVGEDDEISGVKEEEDLGIDGEVDEDDPNGVP; encoded by the exons ATGGGCAAAAAGAGTGACTTAagggactttgagcgtggtatgattgtGGGTGCCAGACGCGCCGGATCCAGTATATCACAAACGGCCGCACTcttgggcttttcacgcacgaccGTGTCTGTGGTTTACAGAGAATGgcgcgacaaacaaaaaacatcgaGTCAGCGACAGTCCAGTGGGCGTAAACAGCTCGTTGAtaagagaggtcgaaggagattGGAAAGAATCGTGCAaactaacaggcgggccacaattAGACAAATAacagcgcagtacaacagtggtgtgcagaacagtatctcggaacgcacaactcgtcgatccttgtcacggatgggctattgcagcaaaCGCCGGGCAAACGAAGAGTGGAAAAACATCGCTTGTGTAGATACG GTACGAGAACTTGTCCTGGACAACAGCCGATCAAATGAAGGGAAAATCAAAGGCCTCACAGAAGAATTTGTCAATCTGGAATTCCTCAGTTTGATAAACGTTGGCCTAATCTCAGTCTCCAACCTTCCCAAACTTGAGAAACTCAAAAAG TTGGAACTCAGTGACAACAGAATCTCTGGTGGCCTTGACGTGCTAGCAGAGAAACTCCCCAACCTCACACATCTAAATCTAAGCGGGAACAAACTGAAAGACATCAGCACGTTGGAACCTTTG AAAAAGCTGGACAGCCTGAAGTCTCTGGACCTGTTCAACTGTGAGGTGACCAACCTGAACGACTACAGGGAGAGTGTGTTCAAGCTGCTCCCTCAGCTTACCTACCTGGACGGGTACGACGCGGAGGACCGGGAGGCGACCGACTCGGACGGAGAGGTGGACGATGACGACGATGAGG GAGAGGATGAGGACGTAGAGGAGGAAGACTTTGACGAGGAGGAGGATGACTatgaagaggagggagtagtagtaGGAGAGGATGATGAGATCAGCGGAGTTAAGGAG GAGGAAGATCTCGGCATTGATGGTGAAGTTGACGAAGATG acccaaacggcgtaccatag